From Hippoglossus stenolepis isolate QCI-W04-F060 chromosome 6, HSTE1.2, whole genome shotgun sequence, a single genomic window includes:
- the asb14b gene encoding dynein axonemal heavy chain 12: MTTKTEDGFCQSDDDFDEDEATQYIIEQSLVQYRKLKGLNPSDLKPSDDPDGIFKAIKEGDEDALNRLAEQPETLSRVDERGWIPLHEAAVQLNKRILEIIFSASPPGAAQCRTLKGETSLFLAVVHGIRENATFLLQNGCSPDLQNDEQDSPLVAAILNDQYDLATLLLRYRATVDQTGMLNRTALHECAFLGLENFVYLLLESGADPNACDVRKKTPLALAAQNGHLNVVEGLLQKGAHVWCESDSGTILFDAAASGNPDIITLLLDNGADPNLPLYSGHLPIHRVAYHGHRLALEQLIPVTTLDAVKESGMSPLHSAAAGAHAHCVEILLKAAYDPNFMLHSRLRHSYDDDRRSALFFAVSNNDLQCTRLLLEAGAMVNQDPINCLQVALRQGNYELINTLLKFGANVNYYSRINTTHFPSALQYALKDEVMLRMILNHGYDVKRCFDCPYGDSSHDYAPWTTSVIKDMVFCEVITVSWLKHLSAQVVRIMLDYTDHVSFCTKLKDTLEEQKQWQEICHLQRNARSLKHLCRLRIRERLSRLRLRSPAFINFLPLPPRLKDYLRFKEFDVYSRGSMVNPM, encoded by the exons ATGACCACAAAGACAGAGGACGGTTTTTGTCAATCAGACGATGACTTTGATGAAGATGAGGCAACACAGTATATAATTGAACAAAGTCTGGTTCAGTATAGGAAACTCAAAGGATTGAATCCGAG TGATCTGAAACCCAGTGATGATCCTGATGGGATTTTCAAAGCGATCAAAGAGg GGGATGAAGATGCACTGAACAGACTGGCCGAGCAGCCAGAGACTCTGTCCAGAGTGGATGAGCGAGGATGGATCCCTCTGCATGAGGCTGCAGTGCAGCTCAATAAAAGGATACTAGAGATCATTTTCTCAG CCTCACCCCCGGGGGCCGCCCAATGCCGCACTCTGAAGGGTGAGACGTCACTGTTTCTAGCCGTGGTCCATGGAATCAGAGAGAACGCCACATTCCTGCTGCAGAACGGCTGTAGCCCGGATCTGCAGAACGACGAGCAGGATTCTCCTTTAGTGGCAG CTATCCTTAATGACCAGTACGACCTGGCCACCCTGCTGCTCCGCTACAGAGCCACAGTGGACCAGACCGGGATGCTCAACAGGACCGCTCTACATGAATGTGCTTTTTTAGGCCTGGAGAACTTTGTCTACCTGCTCCTGGAGTCCGGTGCTGACCCAAACGCATGTGACGTCAGAAAGAAAACGCCGCTGGCTCTGGCTGCACAGAACGGACATTTGAACGTGGTGGAGGGCCTGTTACAGAAAG GAGCCCATGTGTGGTGTGAATCTGACTCGGGAACTATTTTATTTGACGCAGCGGCGTCAGGAAACCCTGACATAATCACCTTACTGCTGGACAACGGAGCCGATCCCAACCTACCTCTTTACAGCGGCCACCTGCCAATTCACCGTGTGGCCTACCACGGACACCGCCT GGCACTGGAGCAGCTCATCCCAGTGACTACACTGGACGCTGTGAAGGAAAGCGGGATGAGTCCTCTGCACTCTGCGGCTGCCGGGGCTCATGCCCATTGCGTGGAGATACTGCTCAAAGCTGCCTATGACCCAAACTTCATGCTGCACTCCAGGTTGCGACACAGCTACGACGACGATCGCAGGTCGGCCCTCTTTTTCGCGGTGTCCAACAATGACCTTCAGTGCACCCGCCTGCTGTTAGAGGCCGGGGCCATGGTGAACCAGGACCCTATCAACTGTTTGCAGGTGGCCCTCAGACAGGGCAACTATGAACTGATCAACACGCTGCTGAAGTTCGGGGCAAATGTGAACTACTACTCCCGCATCAACACCACTCACTTCCCCTCGGCACTGCAGTACGCCCTGAAAGACGAGGTCATGCTGAGAATGATCCTGAACCATGGGTATGATGTCAAACGCTGCTTTGACTGTCCTTATGGCGACAGCTCCCACGACTACGCCCCCTGGACGACTTCCGTCATCAAAGACATGGTG TTCTGTGAGGTGATAACCGTGTCGTGGCTGAAGCACCTGTCTGCTCAGGTGGTGCGCATCATGCTCGACTACACCGACCACGTGTCCTTCTGCACCAAACTGAAGGACACGTTGGAGGAGCAGAAACAGTGGCAGGAGATCTGCCACCTTCAAA GAAATGCTCGGAGCCTGAAGCACCTGTGTCGGCTGCGGATTAGGGAGCGTCTCAGCCGCTTGCGCCTGAGATCCCCGGCCTTCATcaacttccttcctcttcctcccaggCTGAAAGATTACCTCCGCTTCAAGGAGTTTGATGTGTACAGCAGGGGCAGCATGGTGAACcccatgtaa